The Glycine soja cultivar W05 chromosome 4, ASM419377v2, whole genome shotgun sequence genomic sequence aagttatgttGACTAATAGGATAAAGCAGTTTTGGTCCTATTCTCTAGGCATGATCTATTAGTGATGTTATCTCTGTGTTAgcagttattttcttttttatgtttataaataCGTTGCTTCATATCTAAATAAAACAAGCCTTTGCAGTCTCAATTTCCTTTACGCTCTCTTTCATTCTTTAATACTTATGTCTgttgttattaacaaaaaacatcaaattggTATCTAGAGCTCTTATCTTTAAGGGATCTATGAATTGAGAGAAATCGTAATGGAGGGAGAAACATCATACACAGTAGGTCCACCACCAATTTTTTATGGTGAAGAGTACGAATTATGGGCTACAAGGATGACCACTCATCTTGAAGCTTTGGTTTCACAAGTAGTAGAAGAAAACTATGATGTTCTTGAACTACCTTTAAATCCAATGGTGGCTCACATGAAGAATCATAGAGAGAGGAATACCAAAAAGGCTAAGGCTAAAAATTGCCTTTTCTCTGTTgtgtcaaaaattatttttacaagaaTTATGAACTTCAAGTCTGCCAAACAGATTTGGGATTATCTTAGATCAGAATATCAAGGCTGTGAAAGAACCAAAGGCATGCAAGTACTCAACTTGGGCAGAGAATTCAATATGCAGAGCATGAAAGAGATTGAAACAATTAAAGGCTACACTGACCGGCTATTAGGTATAGCAAATAGAGTGAGGTTTCTTGGGAAGGACTTTCCTGATGAAAGAATAGTGCAAAAAATACTGGTCACTATACCCGAGAAGTATGAATCGAAGATATCAGCATTGGAGGAGTCTAAAGACCTGTAAATCATCACCTTGGGAGAACTCATAAATGCTCTACAAGCCCAGGAGTAGAGAAGAATGATGAGACAAGAGGAGGTGGTACAAGGTGTGTTTCATACGAAAGCACAAAATTCAAAAGGTGGCAAAGACAAGAAGAACAACAAATGGAGGAACAAAAAACCAGAAGGCTCCAACAAGCTGCAAGGTGAGACCTTTCCTTCTTGTCCGCATTGCAAAAAGACAAATCATCCTGAAAGAAAATGTTGGTGGAGACCATATGTCAAGTGCAGAAATTATGGCAATATGGGACATGTAGAGTGAATATGCAAGTCCAAATCAGAAGAGGCAAAGGTGGTTGCGAAGGAACAAGAAGATAAGCAACTCTTTGTCGCAACATGCTTTGCCACAAGCAATAGTTCCAGTGATTCATGGTTAATAGACAACAGTTGCACAAACCATATGACTAATGACTTGAAACTCTTTAAAGAACTTGACAACGGGAAGGAATACAGAAATGatgtttttgataaattttgtgaagAAGCTGGTATTGAGCACCAACTCACCGTACCTTACaccccacaacaaaatggtgtgaatgagagaaaaaatagaagtatCATGGAGATGACAAGGTGTATGTTGCATGAAAAGGAGTTGCCAAAGAAGCTATGGGCGGAGGCTGCAAACACTGCAGTATTTTTACTTAATAGACTACCTACAATAGTTCTGCACAAAAAAACTCCATTTGAAGGCTGGTTTGGTTACAAACCAGATTTACAAAATCTAAAAATCTTTGGTtgtgtttgtttcttttatgttcCACAGGTTAAAAGGGACAAACTTGATAAGAAGGAAGAACCCGGAGTTTTCATTGGATATAGCAACACCTCCAAAGCTTACAGAATTTTCCAACCTCAAAATGGAAAAATTCTTGTGAGtagagatgtcaaatttatggaAGATCAACAATGGAGTTGGGATGAACCAATAAGGAAGTAGCTGCCAGAAATCCCATAGTTCCTTGATGATGAT encodes the following:
- the LOC114410624 gene encoding uncharacterized protein LOC114410624 encodes the protein MEGETSYTVGPPPIFYGEEYELWATRMTTHLEALVSQVVEENYDVLELPLNPMVAHMKNHRERNTKKAKAKNCLFSVVSKIIFTRIMNFKSAKQIWDYLRSEYQGCERTKGMQVLNLGREFNMQSMKEIETIKGYTDRLLGIANRVRFLGKDFPDERIVQKILVTIPEKYESKISALEESKDL